One window of Bacillus sp. THAF10 genomic DNA carries:
- the pruA gene encoding L-glutamate gamma-semialdehyde dehydrogenase — protein MVIPYKHEPFTDFTNEENKQAYLKGLKLVDSYLGQDYDLLIGGERVTTEAKIVSVNPANKEEVIGRVSKADRDLAEKAMQVADETFKTWRKVKPEVRADILFRAAAIIRRRKHEFSALLTKEAGKPWNEADADTAEAIDFLEYYARQMLKLKDGMPLESRVGEYNRYNYIPLGVGVIISPWNFPFAIMAGTTVAAIVTGNTVLLKPASTTPVVAAKFVEVMEEAGLPAGVLNFVPGSGAEVGDYLVDHPRTRFISFTGSRDVGLRIYERASKVNPGQIWLKRVIAEMGGKDTIVVDSEGDLELAAQSIVKSAFGFSGQKCSACSRAVIVEDVYDQVLNRAVELTKELSVGDPTENHYMGPVIDQAAFDKVMKYVGIGKEEGRIVAGGEGDSSKGFFVQPTIVADVDPEARLMKEEIFGPVVAFAKAKDYDHALEIANNTEYGLTGAVITNNREKIEQAREDFHVGNLYFNRGCTGAIVGYQPFGGFNMSGTDSKAGGPDYLLLHLQAKTTSETL, from the coding sequence ATGGTTATACCTTACAAACATGAACCATTTACTGATTTCACTAATGAGGAAAACAAACAAGCTTATCTTAAAGGCTTGAAGCTTGTGGACTCTTATTTAGGACAAGATTACGATTTACTTATTGGTGGAGAGCGTGTAACGACAGAAGCAAAAATCGTTTCCGTGAACCCTGCAAATAAAGAAGAGGTTATTGGTCGTGTATCAAAGGCAGATCGTGACTTAGCCGAAAAAGCAATGCAAGTTGCTGACGAAACGTTCAAAACGTGGCGTAAAGTGAAACCGGAAGTAAGAGCAGACATCTTGTTCCGCGCGGCTGCTATCATTCGTCGTCGTAAGCACGAATTCTCTGCATTACTTACAAAAGAAGCAGGGAAGCCTTGGAATGAAGCGGATGCGGATACAGCAGAAGCAATTGATTTCCTTGAGTACTATGCGCGTCAAATGCTGAAATTAAAAGACGGTATGCCTTTGGAAAGCCGCGTTGGCGAATACAACCGTTACAACTATATTCCTCTTGGAGTAGGTGTAATCATTTCTCCATGGAACTTCCCATTTGCAATCATGGCTGGTACAACAGTAGCAGCGATTGTAACAGGAAACACGGTACTATTAAAGCCTGCATCCACAACTCCTGTTGTTGCAGCGAAATTTGTGGAAGTAATGGAAGAAGCGGGCCTTCCAGCTGGAGTACTTAACTTTGTACCTGGTAGCGGTGCGGAAGTTGGAGACTACTTGGTAGATCACCCACGCACACGTTTCATCTCGTTCACTGGTTCTCGTGACGTTGGTCTACGAATCTATGAGCGTGCTTCCAAAGTAAACCCTGGCCAAATTTGGTTGAAGCGTGTAATCGCGGAAATGGGTGGAAAAGATACGATTGTAGTAGATAGCGAGGGAGACCTTGAATTAGCTGCTCAATCCATCGTAAAATCTGCATTTGGTTTCTCAGGTCAAAAATGCTCTGCGTGCTCCCGTGCGGTAATCGTAGAGGATGTGTACGACCAAGTATTAAACCGTGCAGTAGAATTAACAAAAGAACTATCCGTTGGCGACCCTACAGAAAACCATTATATGGGACCTGTTATCGACCAAGCTGCATTTGATAAAGTAATGAAATATGTAGGTATCGGTAAAGAAGAAGGACGCATCGTTGCTGGTGGAGAAGGAGATAGCTCCAAAGGCTTCTTTGTACAACCAACGATCGTTGCGGATGTAGATCCGGAAGCTCGCCTAATGAAAGAAGAAATCTTCGGACCTGTTGTCGCATTTGCAAAAGCAAAAGATTACGATCATGCGCTTGAGATTGCAAACAACACAGAATACGGCTTGACTGGAGCGGTTATCACGAACAACCGTGAAAAAATCGAGCAGGCTCGTGAAGACTTCCACGTTGGAAACCTTTATTTCAACCGTGGATGCACAGGTGCTATCGTTGGTTACCAACCATTTGGTGGATTCAACATGTCAGGAACAGACTCTAAAGCTGGCGGACCTGACTACTTGCTTCTTCACCTACAAGCGAAAACTACATCTGAAACATTATAA
- the ligA gene encoding NAD-dependent DNA ligase LigA, producing MEREQAQKRVRELHDVLNQFNYEYHVLDKPSVSDAEYDSLLQELLKLEQEFPELQTEDSPTQRVGGNILDMFNKVDHITPMLSLGNAFNEQDLRDFDRRVKQAVGEDVRYVCELKIDGLAVSLRYEDGLFVLGATRGDGTTGEDITMNLKTIKSIPLRVKEPVTMEVRGEAYMPKHSFERLNEAKVAREEEPFANPRNAAAGSLRQLDPKIAASRNLSVYVYSLADAGETGVDSHSEALDYLDKLGFKTNKERKVCGSIEEVLEYVTAWHTKRQDLSYDIDGIVIKVDNTEQQEQLGFTAKSPRWAIAYKFPAEEVTTRLLDIELNIGRTGVVTPTAILEPVRVAGTTVQRASLHNEDLIREKDIKLGDTVIVKKAGDIIPEVVNVLVEKRTGEERDFQMPTHCPECESELVRIEGEVALRCINPKCPAQIREGLIHFVSRNAMNIDGLGEKVIAQLFRENLIEDVADLYKLTKEQLLELERMGEKSADNLLSAIEKTKDNSLERLLFGLGIRLVGSKAAKTLAMEFEHMDRLAGLTREELTAIHEIGDKMADSIVTYFEQPEVTELLSELKDLGVNMAYKGPKKVQAENVDSFFAGKTIVLTGKLEELSRNEAKAAIEQLGGKVTGSVSKNTDLVIAGEEAGSKLTKAEELGIEVWNEAQMLAEIQS from the coding sequence ATGGAAAGAGAACAAGCCCAAAAGCGAGTGCGCGAGCTGCATGATGTGTTAAATCAATTTAATTATGAATATCATGTGTTAGATAAACCGTCCGTTTCCGATGCGGAGTATGACTCTCTTTTACAGGAGCTGCTGAAGCTGGAACAGGAATTTCCTGAGCTTCAAACAGAAGATTCTCCTACCCAGCGTGTTGGTGGGAATATATTGGACATGTTCAACAAGGTGGATCATATTACTCCGATGCTTAGTCTTGGAAATGCCTTTAACGAGCAAGACCTTCGTGATTTTGACCGCCGGGTGAAACAAGCAGTTGGCGAAGATGTTCGCTATGTATGTGAACTGAAAATTGACGGTCTCGCTGTTTCCTTACGCTATGAGGACGGATTATTTGTGCTGGGTGCTACCCGAGGAGATGGGACAACTGGAGAGGATATTACGATGAATCTCAAGACCATCAAGTCGATTCCTTTGCGAGTAAAAGAACCGGTTACCATGGAGGTTCGCGGCGAGGCGTATATGCCAAAGCACTCGTTTGAAAGACTAAACGAAGCAAAGGTAGCGCGAGAGGAAGAGCCATTCGCAAATCCACGGAACGCAGCGGCTGGGTCCTTACGCCAATTGGATCCAAAAATTGCAGCAAGCAGAAACCTGTCCGTGTATGTGTATAGCTTGGCTGATGCTGGCGAAACCGGTGTGGATTCGCATAGTGAAGCACTCGACTATCTGGATAAATTGGGCTTTAAAACAAATAAAGAACGAAAAGTTTGTGGGTCGATAGAAGAAGTTTTGGAATATGTCACAGCTTGGCACACAAAACGCCAGGATTTATCGTATGATATAGACGGAATCGTTATTAAAGTCGATAATACCGAGCAACAGGAACAGCTTGGTTTTACTGCAAAAAGTCCACGCTGGGCGATTGCTTACAAGTTTCCTGCTGAAGAAGTGACAACCAGACTCCTTGATATTGAACTTAACATCGGAAGAACAGGGGTTGTTACACCAACGGCCATTTTAGAGCCGGTTCGTGTCGCTGGAACAACTGTGCAACGGGCTTCCTTACATAATGAGGATCTCATTCGCGAGAAGGATATCAAGCTTGGAGACACTGTCATTGTGAAAAAAGCTGGTGACATCATCCCAGAAGTGGTCAATGTACTTGTGGAAAAAAGAACAGGTGAAGAGCGCGATTTTCAAATGCCAACCCATTGTCCAGAATGTGAGAGCGAGCTTGTTAGGATTGAAGGAGAAGTAGCACTGCGCTGCATTAACCCAAAGTGTCCAGCACAAATTCGTGAGGGGCTCATTCACTTTGTTTCTCGTAATGCCATGAATATTGATGGTTTAGGGGAAAAAGTAATCGCGCAATTGTTCCGCGAAAATCTGATTGAAGATGTGGCCGACCTCTACAAGCTAACAAAAGAGCAGCTGCTCGAGCTTGAGCGAATGGGAGAAAAGTCTGCTGATAACCTTCTTTCAGCTATAGAAAAAACAAAAGACAACTCGCTAGAACGCTTACTGTTTGGTCTTGGCATTCGTTTAGTTGGATCAAAAGCAGCGAAAACCTTGGCGATGGAGTTTGAGCATATGGACAGGCTTGCCGGTCTCACAAGAGAAGAACTAACTGCTATTCATGAAATTGGAGACAAAATGGCTGACTCCATTGTGACTTATTTTGAACAACCGGAAGTTACAGAGCTTTTGTCAGAGCTTAAAGATTTGGGCGTAAACATGGCATACAAAGGGCCGAAAAAGGTTCAAGCAGAAAACGTGGATTCCTTTTTTGCTGGTAAAACCATTGTGCTGACAGGAAAGCTTGAAGAGCTATCCAGAAACGAAGCGAAAGCAGCCATTGAACAGCTCGGTGGGAAAGTTACTGGTAGTGTGAGTAAAAATACAGATTTAGTCATTGCTGGTGAAGAGGCAGGCTCTAAGCTGACAAAAGCCGAGGAGCTAGGAATAGAAGTGTGGAATGAAGCACAAATGCTTGCGGAAATACAATCATAA
- a CDS encoding DUF4397 domain-containing protein produces MKKLLTILTVLLFVVGAAGNLVSANTGNKEEAQVRILHASPDAPAVDVYVDGQAAVQGAKFKDATDYLMLAAGPHKVDIFPAGKKDKAVISSELVVEGGKAYTVAAINKLDSLELVAIEDTREAPKGKSLVRVGHFSPDAPTVDVGIIGGNNVFSGASFKDVTVYQKLKPGTYDLEIRTPDKKQVLDLSGTKLDSDTVYSVFAVNTADQLEVLVLIDSKK; encoded by the coding sequence ATGAAGAAACTTTTAACCATTTTAACGGTGTTGCTGTTTGTAGTAGGTGCAGCAGGAAACCTGGTTTCAGCCAATACAGGAAATAAGGAAGAAGCGCAAGTGCGAATTCTCCATGCTTCTCCAGATGCACCTGCAGTGGATGTTTATGTAGATGGTCAAGCGGCTGTTCAAGGAGCTAAATTTAAAGACGCAACGGACTATTTAATGTTAGCAGCAGGGCCGCACAAAGTAGACATTTTTCCAGCTGGTAAAAAGGACAAAGCTGTCATTTCAAGTGAGCTTGTAGTGGAGGGTGGAAAAGCGTACACGGTTGCTGCCATAAACAAGCTAGACAGCCTGGAACTTGTAGCAATTGAGGACACTAGAGAAGCTCCGAAAGGAAAATCGCTCGTGCGAGTGGGCCATTTCTCTCCTGATGCTCCTACAGTGGATGTAGGCATCATTGGTGGGAACAATGTATTTTCTGGAGCATCATTTAAAGATGTTACGGTTTATCAAAAGCTAAAACCTGGAACATATGACTTAGAAATCCGTACACCTGATAAAAAACAAGTGCTGGACCTTTCCGGTACAAAGCTAGACTCAGATACAGTTTATAGTGTTTTTGCTGTGAATACAGCGGACCAACTGGAAGTACTAGTGCTCATTGATAGTAAAAAATAA
- the gatB gene encoding Asp-tRNA(Asn)/Glu-tRNA(Gln) amidotransferase subunit GatB has protein sequence MNYETIIGLEVHVELKTQSKIFSSSPNQFGAEPNSNTSVVELGYPGVLPVLNKQAVEYAMKAAMALNCEVATDTKFDRKNYFYPDNPKAYQISQFDKPIGENGWIDIEVNGEKKRIGITRLHLEEDAGKLMHTGDGYSLVDYNRQGTPLVEIVSEPDIRTPEEAYAYLEKLKSIIQYTGVSDCKMEEGSLRCDANISLRPVGQKEFGTKTELKNLNSFNFVQKGLEHEVVRQEEVLCAGGEIQQETRRYDEATKKTILMRVKEGSDDYRYFPEPDLVALHIDDEWKQRVRASIPVLPDARKARYIEELGLPAYDAQVLTISKEMSDFFEATVAAGADAKLASNWLMGDVSAYLNAEGKELDDTALAPEGLAGMIKLLEKGTISSKIAKKVFKELIENGGDAEAIVKEKGLVQISDEGALRKMVVEALDANPKSVQDYKEGTERAIGFLVGQIMKASKGQANPQMVNKILIEEMNKR, from the coding sequence ATGAACTATGAAACGATTATCGGCCTTGAGGTCCATGTGGAATTAAAAACACAATCCAAAATATTTTCTTCAAGTCCAAACCAATTTGGCGCCGAACCAAACTCCAACACGAGTGTCGTCGAGCTTGGCTATCCCGGTGTGCTTCCAGTACTAAACAAGCAAGCCGTAGAATATGCGATGAAAGCAGCAATGGCATTGAATTGTGAGGTTGCCACCGATACGAAATTTGACCGCAAAAATTATTTCTATCCGGACAACCCAAAAGCCTACCAGATTTCCCAATTCGATAAACCGATTGGGGAAAATGGCTGGATTGACATTGAAGTAAACGGAGAGAAGAAACGCATTGGAATTACCCGCCTTCATCTTGAAGAGGATGCTGGTAAGCTAATGCACACTGGTGATGGCTACTCGCTTGTCGATTATAACCGTCAAGGAACGCCATTAGTAGAGATTGTTTCTGAACCTGATATCCGCACTCCAGAAGAGGCGTATGCCTATTTGGAAAAACTGAAATCCATCATTCAGTACACCGGCGTCTCGGATTGTAAAATGGAAGAGGGCTCGTTGCGCTGTGATGCCAATATCTCCTTGCGACCAGTTGGTCAAAAGGAATTTGGTACAAAAACGGAGCTGAAAAACCTAAACTCCTTTAACTTTGTCCAAAAGGGCTTAGAGCATGAGGTTGTTCGTCAGGAAGAGGTACTTTGCGCAGGAGGAGAAATCCAACAGGAAACCCGTCGCTATGATGAAGCAACGAAAAAGACGATTTTAATGCGTGTTAAAGAGGGCTCGGATGACTATCGTTACTTTCCAGAGCCAGACCTTGTAGCTCTTCACATTGATGACGAGTGGAAGCAGCGTGTTCGCGCGTCCATTCCGGTTCTGCCTGATGCCAGAAAAGCACGCTATATCGAGGAGCTAGGCTTGCCAGCATATGACGCTCAGGTACTGACAATTTCAAAAGAAATGTCCGATTTCTTCGAAGCGACGGTTGCTGCTGGTGCCGATGCCAAGCTTGCTTCCAACTGGCTCATGGGTGATGTGTCTGCCTATTTGAATGCCGAGGGCAAAGAACTAGACGACACTGCTTTGGCACCTGAAGGACTAGCCGGCATGATCAAGCTCCTTGAAAAAGGGACTATTTCGTCTAAAATTGCGAAAAAAGTGTTCAAGGAACTCATCGAAAACGGCGGGGATGCGGAAGCGATTGTCAAAGAGAAGGGACTTGTCCAAATCTCTGACGAAGGTGCACTGCGGAAAATGGTCGTGGAAGCACTGGATGCCAACCCGAAATCTGTTCAGGACTATAAAGAAGGTACTGAACGCGCCATTGGTTTCCTTGTCGGACAAATTATGAAAGCTTCTAAGGGCCAGGCAAACCCGCAAATGGTGAATAAGATATTGATTGAGGAAATGAATAAAAGATAA
- the gatC gene encoding Asp-tRNA(Asn)/Glu-tRNA(Gln) amidotransferase subunit GatC yields MSRISEDQVKHVAHLARLAISEDEVVMFTSQLDAIISFAEQLNELDTENVLPTSHVLHMKNVMREDVAKDGLPVEEVLKNAPDHKDGQIRVPSIIE; encoded by the coding sequence ATGTCTCGTATTTCCGAAGATCAGGTAAAGCATGTCGCACATTTGGCGCGACTGGCAATAAGTGAGGATGAAGTGGTGATGTTCACAAGTCAATTGGATGCCATCATTTCATTTGCTGAACAGCTAAATGAGTTGGATACGGAAAATGTGCTGCCTACCTCTCATGTTCTACACATGAAAAATGTCATGAGAGAGGACGTTGCAAAAGACGGACTGCCTGTGGAGGAAGTGCTGAAAAATGCACCAGACCATAAGGACGGCCAAATTCGTGTACCATCCATTATCGAGTAG
- the putP gene encoding sodium/proline symporter PutP, with protein sequence MNLGVDIVETGVFISLALYFIAMLGIGFYAYKKSTDDISGYMLGGRQLGPGVTALSAGASDMSGWMLMGLPGAMYATGVSSIWIAVGLTIGAYVNYLIVAPRLRVYTETANDSITIPDFFENRFYDGTRILRFVSAIVIIIFFTLYTSSGMVSGGTLFESAFGLDYKTGLFVTAGVVVAYTLFGGFLAVSLTDFVQGCIMFLALVLVPIVAFTDLGGVGVTLDEVRAIDPTYLDLFKGTTVIGIISLLAWGLGYFGQPHIIVRFMAIKSIRDFKAARRIGMSWMTVSIIGAMATGLVGIAYVNRTGMELENSETIFIVFSQVLFNPLISGFLLAAILAAIMSTISSQLLVTSSALTEDFYRTFMRREASEKELVLIGRISVLIVALVAIMLSLTPNDTILNLVGNAWAGFGAAFGPVVILSLYWKRMNRWGALAGMLVGTLTVLIWIYGPFKINGDTLSAWMYEIIPGFILSTIAVIVISYLTSLPRKKVREGFTEMEEAMEAEQNKE encoded by the coding sequence ATGAATTTAGGAGTTGATATTGTGGAAACAGGAGTATTTATTTCCCTCGCATTATATTTTATTGCGATGCTTGGGATAGGTTTTTATGCCTATAAAAAATCGACAGACGATATATCAGGTTACATGCTTGGTGGACGTCAGTTAGGACCAGGAGTAACCGCATTATCTGCGGGTGCATCTGATATGAGTGGCTGGATGCTGATGGGCTTACCTGGTGCAATGTATGCCACAGGTGTTTCAAGTATCTGGATTGCCGTAGGTCTTACAATAGGAGCGTATGTGAACTATCTGATTGTCGCACCTCGTTTGAGAGTTTACACAGAAACTGCGAATGATTCTATTACCATCCCAGACTTCTTTGAAAACCGCTTTTATGATGGAACACGCATTCTTCGTTTCGTTTCAGCGATTGTCATCATCATCTTTTTCACCCTTTACACTTCCTCTGGTATGGTTTCCGGTGGAACACTTTTCGAAAGTGCATTCGGCTTAGACTATAAAACTGGTCTGTTTGTAACTGCCGGAGTAGTTGTGGCCTATACCTTATTTGGAGGATTCCTTGCGGTTAGTTTAACGGACTTTGTACAAGGCTGTATCATGTTCCTTGCACTAGTTCTTGTGCCAATTGTGGCGTTTACTGACCTTGGTGGTGTTGGCGTAACGCTTGATGAGGTTCGTGCCATTGATCCTACTTACTTGGACCTATTTAAAGGTACTACAGTAATAGGTATTATTTCCTTACTAGCTTGGGGTCTTGGTTACTTTGGTCAGCCTCACATCATTGTACGTTTTATGGCGATTAAATCGATTCGCGATTTTAAAGCAGCACGTCGTATCGGGATGAGCTGGATGACAGTTTCTATCATTGGTGCAATGGCGACAGGGCTTGTTGGTATTGCCTACGTTAACCGTACAGGAATGGAACTTGAAAATTCCGAGACAATCTTTATCGTATTTTCTCAAGTACTTTTCAATCCACTTATTAGCGGATTCTTACTTGCTGCGATACTGGCTGCAATCATGAGCACCATTTCTTCTCAGCTGCTCGTTACATCTAGTGCGCTGACAGAAGACTTTTACAGAACGTTTATGCGTCGTGAAGCTTCTGAAAAAGAGCTTGTATTAATCGGTCGTATATCCGTATTGATTGTCGCACTCGTGGCGATCATGCTTTCCCTAACACCAAACGATACCATCTTAAATCTTGTTGGTAATGCATGGGCAGGCTTTGGTGCAGCATTCGGACCTGTTGTTATCCTTAGCTTGTACTGGAAGCGTATGAACCGCTGGGGCGCACTTGCTGGAATGCTAGTTGGTACGCTAACTGTCCTAATTTGGATCTATGGACCATTCAAAATTAATGGAGATACCTTATCTGCATGGATGTATGAAATCATTCCAGGATTCATCTTAAGTACAATTGCAGTTATTGTCATTAGTTATTTAACTAGCCTCCCACGTAAAAAAGTACGCGAAGGCTTTACAGAAATGGAAGAGGCAATGGAAGCAGAACAAAATAAAGAGTAA
- the gatA gene encoding Asp-tRNA(Asn)/Glu-tRNA(Gln) amidotransferase subunit GatA, translating into MSLFDKKLAELHSLLHKKEISVTDLVDTSYKRINEVDDKVKAFLTLDEENARTHADALDKALGLEKEHGLLYGLPIGIKDNIVTKGLRTTCASKILSDFNPIYDATVVAKLKQAETVTIGKINMDEFAMGSSNENSAYADTRNPWDLERVPGGSSGGSAAAVAAGEVFFSLGSDTGGSIRQPAAFCGVVGLKPTYGRVSRYGLVAFASSLDQIGPITRTVEDNAYLLQAISGIDPLDSTSANADVPDFLSSLTGDVKGLKIAVPKEYLGEGVTEEVRQSVLDALKVLEGLGASWEEVSLPHSKYALATYYLLSSSEASANLARFDGVRYGYRTDNTKNLLDMYKQTRSEGFGPEVKRRIMLGTYALSAGHYDAYYLKAQKVRTLIKQDFENVFEKYDVIVGPTTPTPAFKVGENMLDPLTMYANDILTIPVNLAGVPGISVPAGFVNGLPVGLQIIGKHFDESTVYRVAHAFEQATDHHKQKPKL; encoded by the coding sequence ATGTCATTGTTTGATAAAAAGCTAGCTGAATTGCATAGTCTTTTACATAAAAAAGAAATAAGTGTCACAGACCTTGTCGACACTTCCTACAAACGAATCAACGAAGTAGACGACAAAGTAAAGGCGTTTCTCACGCTCGACGAAGAAAATGCTCGCACACACGCGGACGCATTAGACAAAGCGCTTGGACTTGAAAAAGAACATGGCTTGCTATACGGTCTGCCGATAGGAATTAAGGATAACATCGTGACAAAGGGGTTACGCACGACTTGTGCAAGTAAAATCCTTAGCGATTTTAACCCAATTTATGATGCAACGGTAGTAGCGAAGTTAAAGCAAGCTGAAACCGTCACAATCGGAAAAATAAACATGGACGAGTTTGCCATGGGCTCTTCTAATGAAAACTCCGCCTATGCCGACACCCGTAATCCATGGGATTTAGAGCGTGTTCCAGGTGGCTCTAGTGGTGGTTCTGCTGCAGCGGTTGCAGCTGGAGAAGTATTTTTCTCTCTTGGCTCCGATACCGGTGGCTCCATTCGTCAGCCGGCTGCATTTTGTGGCGTAGTGGGTCTAAAGCCAACCTATGGAAGAGTGTCCCGATATGGCCTTGTTGCTTTTGCATCCTCCTTAGATCAAATCGGTCCAATTACTCGTACAGTGGAGGACAATGCCTATCTCCTACAAGCGATCTCTGGGATTGACCCACTAGATTCTACTTCGGCTAACGCAGATGTGCCTGACTTTTTATCAAGCCTGACAGGTGATGTTAAAGGCTTGAAAATTGCCGTGCCAAAAGAATACCTAGGTGAAGGGGTTACGGAAGAGGTCCGTCAATCTGTTCTAGATGCATTAAAAGTATTGGAAGGACTCGGGGCATCATGGGAGGAAGTATCACTGCCACACTCTAAATACGCGTTGGCAACCTACTATCTCCTGTCATCTTCGGAGGCCTCTGCTAATCTAGCCCGTTTTGACGGTGTTCGTTATGGCTATCGCACGGACAACACGAAAAACCTTCTAGATATGTACAAACAAACTAGAAGCGAAGGCTTTGGTCCGGAAGTAAAACGCCGAATTATGCTGGGAACGTATGCACTTAGTGCTGGTCATTATGATGCTTACTATTTAAAAGCTCAAAAAGTTCGCACGTTAATCAAGCAGGATTTTGAAAATGTTTTTGAAAAATATGATGTGATTGTTGGGCCAACCACGCCAACACCGGCTTTTAAAGTTGGCGAAAACATGCTGGACCCATTAACCATGTATGCAAACGATATTTTAACCATACCAGTTAACCTCGCAGGCGTACCGGGAATTTCCGTGCCTGCCGGTTTCGTGAACGGACTGCCAGTAGGCTTGCAGATTATCGGCAAGCATTTCGATGAAAGCACCGTTTATCGCGTTGCCCACGCCTTTGAACAGGCAACGGATCATCATAAACAAAAACCAAAGCTGTAA
- a CDS encoding CamS family sex pheromone protein, translating into MKRFLSVLLVVSLFATGCVPGFEKQEEVVQDPAQQENTEQAIVPRYKISDDYYQTILPYKPGETRGQIAPRMNGRVDVEELETGLMRMAQEVFPSDDYLYQEGQYIKRAQVSDWLKRKDSKDGSSKGLNPPLVQGKNTKETNEKSPMYLAHIQEQNFLVRKGEEQVELGGIAIGIALNSVHYYNLSDEEGGYPREYNIDDKKLEAEGKKIAEEVLRRVRSTEGLEKVPVVIGLYKQNAVNSVVPGNFIAKAKIGAGDGSISKWEEMNEKYHLFPNSNTTELYRDDAVRFENFKLDIDDYFPNHTGIIGKGYYQNGELQQLKIEVNMQFNGKAELIGFTQYVTGLVVEHFPNYINLEVSISSISGKEALIIRNAGADNPFVHIY; encoded by the coding sequence GTGAAAAGGTTTTTGTCGGTGCTCCTTGTTGTTTCTCTTTTTGCCACCGGATGTGTGCCAGGCTTTGAGAAGCAGGAAGAAGTGGTACAAGATCCAGCGCAACAAGAAAATACGGAGCAAGCCATTGTTCCTAGATATAAAATTTCAGATGATTATTATCAAACCATTCTTCCCTATAAGCCGGGAGAAACACGAGGTCAAATTGCACCACGTATGAACGGCAGAGTGGACGTTGAAGAATTGGAAACTGGTCTCATGCGGATGGCACAAGAGGTCTTCCCTTCCGATGATTACTTGTATCAGGAAGGGCAATACATCAAACGTGCTCAGGTTAGTGACTGGTTGAAAAGAAAAGATTCAAAAGATGGTAGTAGCAAAGGGTTAAACCCTCCGCTAGTACAAGGAAAGAATACTAAAGAAACCAATGAAAAAAGCCCGATGTACCTAGCGCACATCCAAGAACAAAATTTCCTTGTCCGAAAAGGGGAAGAACAGGTTGAACTAGGAGGTATCGCTATCGGTATTGCCCTTAACTCTGTTCATTATTACAATCTATCGGATGAAGAGGGTGGATATCCTCGTGAATACAATATTGATGACAAGAAACTCGAAGCAGAAGGCAAAAAAATTGCCGAAGAAGTATTAAGACGTGTCCGTTCCACAGAAGGTCTTGAAAAAGTACCAGTTGTAATTGGACTCTATAAACAAAACGCAGTGAACTCGGTCGTTCCTGGAAACTTCATCGCCAAAGCCAAGATTGGTGCAGGTGATGGCTCCATTAGCAAATGGGAAGAAATGAACGAAAAGTATCACCTGTTCCCAAACAGTAATACCACCGAGCTTTACCGTGACGATGCTGTTCGATTTGAGAATTTCAAGCTCGATATTGATGATTACTTTCCAAACCATACAGGGATCATTGGAAAAGGATATTATCAGAACGGCGAGCTTCAACAGCTCAAGATAGAAGTGAACATGCAATTTAACGGCAAAGCTGAGCTCATTGGGTTCACACAATACGTGACAGGCCTAGTCGTGGAGCATTTTCCAAACTATATCAATCTAGAAGTATCGATTTCTTCTATCAGCGGCAAGGAAGCATTAATCATCCGAAATGCCGGAGCCGACAATCCGTTTGTTCATATTTATTAA